The following proteins come from a genomic window of Canis lupus dingo isolate Sandy chromosome 20, ASM325472v2, whole genome shotgun sequence:
- the LOC112666748 gene encoding peptidyl-prolyl cis-trans isomerase A-like — protein MVKPHDITVDCEPLGPVSFELFADRVPKTAENFCALSTGEKGFGYKGSCFHRIIPGFMCQGGDFTRHNGTGGKSIYGEKFNDKNFILKHTGPGILSMANAGPNTNGSQFFICTAKTEWLDGKHVVFGKVKEGMNIMEAMEASGPRNGKTSKKITIADCGQI, from the coding sequence ATGGTCAAACCCCACGACATCACCGTGGACTGCGAGCCTTTGGGCCCCGTCTCCTTCGAGCTGTTTGCAGACAGAGTTCCAAAGACAGCAGAGAACTTCTGTGCTCTGAGTACTGGAGAGAAGGGATTCGGTTACAAAGGTTCCTGCTTTCACAGGATTATCCCGGGATTTATGTGCCAGGGTGGGGACTTCACGCGTCACAATGGCACTGGCGGCAAGTCCATCTACGGGGAGAAGTTTAATGACAAGAACTTCATCCTGAAGCACACGGGGCCTGGCATCTTGTCCATGGCCAACGCTGGACCCAACACAAACGGTTCCCAGTTTTTCATCTGTACCGCCAAGACTGAGTGGTTGGACGGCAAGCATGTGGTCTTTGGCAAGGTCAAGGAGGGCATGAACATCATGGAAGCCATGGAGGCTTCGGGTCCAAGAAATGGCAAGACCAGCAAGAAGATCACCATCGCCGACTGCGGACAGATCTGA